GACGGCACGGTGCACGGCGAGTGCGTGATCGTGGCCGCCGGGTGGGGCCGGCCGTACGTGCCGCCGGTGCGCGGCATCGAGCACGCCATCGGGTACGAGGACATGCGGGTGGACCCGGCCAGCTACGCCGGCCAGCGGGTCCTGGTGATCGGCAAGGGCAACTCGGCGTTCGAGACCGCCTCGGCGATCCTCGGCCACGCCGCGATCGTGCACCTGGCCAGCCGGCGGGCCCTGCGGCTGGCGTGGAACACCAAGCACCCCGGCGACGTGCGCGGCCAGTACGGCGCCCTGCTGGACAGCTACCAGTTCAAGACCCTCCACTCGGTGCTGGACTGCGAGATCGACGAGATCCGGCCGGTCGGCGACCACTTCGAGGTGGACATCACGTACACCCACGCCGACGGCGAGACCGCGACGCTCGCGTACGACACGGTGCTGCGGTGCACCGGCTTCCGGATGAGCACCGACATGTTCGACCCGTCCTGCCTGCCCGACCTGGAGCGCGACGGGCGGATCCCCTCGCTGCGGCCGGACTGGCAGTCGGCGAACGTGGACGGCCTGTACTTCGCCGGCACCCTCGCGCAGGCCCGCGACTTCAAGCGCGCCTCGTCGGCGTTCATCGACGGCTTCCGGTACAACCTGCGCACGCTGACCGCGCTGCTCCGGGAGCGCTACGACGGGGTGCCGCTGGCCGTCGACGAGGTGCCGGCGAGCGCGGACGGCCTGACCACGCTCGTCCTCGACCGGGTCAACTGGAGCTCGGCGCTGTGGACCCAGTTCGAGTACCTGTGCGACGCCCTCGTCGTCGACCCGGCGACCGGACTCGTCCGCCACTACCAGGACCTGCCCGAGGACCACGCGGTGGAGCGCTTCGGCGAGGAGCCGCACTGGTACTCGGTGACGCTGCGCTGGGGACGCGAGGAGTACGCGGACGTGTTCAACATCGCCCGCCACCCCGACCCGACCCGGGCCGGCGAGAGCGCCTTCATCCACCCGGTGGTGCGCCGCTACCGCGGCCGCGAGCTCGTCCTGGAGCAGCACCTGCTCGAGGACCTGCTGGCCGAGTGGCGGCGGCCGGACCGGCACGTCGAGCCGCTGCGCGCGTTCTTCGCCGCGGACCTGCCGTGACCGGCGCCGGTCAGCACTCGATCAGCACCTCGCCGAGCGGCTTGCGGGTCAGCGCGGGCACCCGCGCGTCCGCCGCCGGGTAGCCGACCGGGATCACCACGTTCGGCCGCTCCTCCGGCGGGCGTTCGCAGACCTCGTTGAGGAAGCGCATCGGGCTCGGCGTGTGGGTGAGGGTGGCCAGTCCGGCGTGGTGCAGGGCGGCGATCAGCAGCCCCACGGCGATGCCGACGGACTCCTTGACGTAGTACGGCTTGGGGCTGTGCGGCCCTGGTGCACCTCGAACACCACGATCACGGCCGGCGCCGTCTCCAGGAACGGCTTGCGCCAGTCGGTACCGATCGGTGCCAGGGCGTCCAGCCACTCGGCCGGGGCGCGGCGGGCGTAGAACTCGCGCTCCTCGGCCTCCGCCGCGGCGCGCAGCCGCCGCTTGCGGTCCGGGCTGGTCACCACCACGAACCGCCACGGCTGGATGTTGGCGCCGCTGGGTGCGCTGGCCGCGGCCCGGATCGCCGCCTCCAGGACCCCGTGGGGGATCGGCTCGGGGGAGAAGTCGCGCACCGACCGGCGCCGGGCCATCCGGTCGGCGAACGTGCGGGCGGCCCGGACGGTGTCGCCCGGTGTGAGGCGCGGATGGTCGAGAGGGACCGTCGGAGAGTGTGCGGTTTCGGTCAACGGCGGACTCCTCTCGGTGGCGGGTCAGCGCTCGGGCTCACCCGCGGGTGCTGGTGCGGTCTGCGCGATCAGGTGGTCGACGACGCCGCGCAGCCCGTCGCCGGCGGCGGCCGCGCGGCGCTGGCGGGTGGCGCCGTCACCGCCGTCGACGAGGCGGTCCAGCCAGCCGGTGACCCGCGCGAGGTCGCCGCCGGCGAGGGCCGGCGCGGCGGTGTCCAGCAGGCGGCGGGCGAGGGTGGCCGCCGGTACCAGCCGGCCGGTGTCCGGCTCGACGGCGTCGCCGCCCAGCCCGTCGCGGGCCGCCCGCCAGTACGCCACGCGCAGCAGCTCGGCCGGCACGACCGGTCCCGGGTCGCCGGCGTCCACGGCCGGCAGGATCACCGTCACGAGGGCGCGGACGAGCGCGGCCAGCAGGGCGGACTCCTCGGCGGTGACCGGCATGTCGGCGACCCGCACCTCCAGGGTCGGCAGGTGCGCGGACGGCCGGATGTCCCAGAAGACGGTGCCGGTGTCGACCAGCGCGCCGGCCTGCAGGAGGGTGGCGACGAGCCGGTCGTAGTCGGCGGCCGAGGCGAGGTGGGGCGGCGGCCCGGCCACCGGCCAGCGCTGCCACGACAGGGCGCGCCAGCTGGCGTAGCCGGTGTCCCGTTCGCCCCAGTAGGGCGAGTTGGCGGCGAGCGCGATCAACACCGGCAGGTACGGGCGCAGGTGGTTGCTCACCAGCACGGCCCGGTCGCGGTCGGGCAGCTCGACGTGCACGTGCACCGCGCACACGCAGACCTCGTCGTGCAGCCCCCGGAAGGTGGCGTTGCCCTTGTCCTGGCGCGGTCCCTCGGTGATCGGCGGCGGGATGTGCCGGCCGAGCACGGGACTGCCGGTCGCCACCACGCGCAGCCCCTGCCCGGCCGCGGCGGCGGCCAGCTCGGCCCGGCCCTCCAGCAGCTGGGCGTACAGCTGGTCGAGGCTCTCGCACGGGTCGGTCCGGCACTCCACCTGCAGCTTGGTGATCTCCCCGGCGACCCGCTCGCCGAGCCGTTCCCGGGCGCGGTCCACCACGGCCGCGGCCTCGGGCACCACCCCACGGCTTGTCGGGTCGACCACCAGGAACTCCTCCTCGACGCCGAACCGGACAACCGATCCCATCTGCACCCTCGCCTTCGCCGGTGACGGCCGCGCTCGCCGCGACCGTGACCAGGCTAGGGCCCGGCGGCGCCGCCCGGCTCGGCGACAAGCCGTTCGACCAGACCGGCGAGCAGCGCGGTCCGTTCCGGCATCAGCGTGACGTCGACGTACTCGCCGCGGGCGTGCGGGTTGCCGCCCACCGCGCCCAGTCCGTCCAGAGTGGGCACACCCAGGGCGCCGGTGAAGTTGCCGTCCGAGGCGCCGGGCGCGTACGCGCCGTCCGGCGCCGGCAGGCCGAGGTCCTTCGCGACCGACCGCGCGACCTCCAGCAGCGGCTCGGCGACGGCCGGCCGCAGCGGGTACCGGTTGATCCCGCCCTCGACCGTCAGCGCCGCGCCAGGCAGCCGGGGCACCAGCGACCGGATCGCGCGGTCCACCCGGTCCAGCTCCTCGCCGGTCCAGGCCCGCACGTCCACGCTGACCGCCGCCGCCTCGGGCACGGTGTTCGTCGTGGTGCCGCCGGACAGCGCGGTCGGCGTGACGCTGGTGCCGGTCGCCGGCGCGGCCAGCCCTTGGACGGCCAGGATCTGGTGCGCCAGCTCGATCCCGGCGTTGACCCCGCGGTGCGGCTCCACACCGGCGTGCGCGGCCCGGCCCCGCACGCCGAGCCGGTACACCGAGCCGCCCTTGCGGGCGATCTTGAGTGCGCCGTCCGGGGTGCCGGGTTCCAGCACGAGCACCGCTCCGGACCGGCGGGCCTCCCGCTCGATCAGGTCGCGCGAGGTGACCGACCCGGTCTCCTCGTCGCCGGTCAGCAGCACGCCCACCCGGCCGGTGTCGGCCAGCATGCCCAGCGCGGCGAACAGCTGCACGATGCCGGCCTTCATGTCGCAGGCGCCAGGGCCGGTCGCGCACCCGCCGTCGACGCGGAACGGCCAGTCCCGGACCGTGCCGGCCGGCCACACCGTGTCGTAGTGCCCGAGCAGCAGCACCCGCTGGTCGGGTGCGGGCCACAGCAGATGCGGTACCCCGTCGCGGGTCAGCCGCCGCGCGCGCCGGCCCAGCACCCGGGCACCCCAGCCGTCCAGCAGGTCGGCGCAGTCCCGCAGGTGGGAGGGCGAGCCGGGCGGCGACTCGCACGACACGAGGTCCCTGAGCCGATCCATCATCGCCGGGGCGCGGTCACGGGCCGCCCCCAGCCGGGTACCCCCCGTAGCCGTAACCACCCGTCCATCATTCGGCCGGGGTCCATTGACGTTCCACTCTGAGGTTGCGCACTTCCCCCGCTCGCCGTCGCGGACTGTCAGCGGCTGTCAGCGGCCGAAGGTCAGGTGGAAGTCGCGCAGCGCCACGGTGAGCAGCGGGCGCCGGCCGGCCAGGTAGCCGAGCGGGCCGTCCGCCGGCACCTGCCAGCCGGCCTTCGCGAGGTGGACGGCGGCGCGGGAGCGTACCGGCGTGGTCCGCGTCCCGTCGCCCACCACCTGGACCACCGAGAACCTCGCCGGCCACCGCCCGGGCAGCCGCGGGCCCCGTGCCAGCCGTGCCTGCGCGATGGCGCCGGCCCGCGCGTCGAGCCCGCCGCCCGCCGGCCGGAAGTCGAGCTCGGCCAGCTCCTTGGGGATGCCCCACAGCGCGCGGCCGCCGTCGCGGGAGGCGGGACTGTCCACCCAGATGTCCACGATGGACACCAGCGGCCGGCCGGCGCGGCGCACGAGCACCGCGGAGAGCAGCTCGCGGTACTGCAGCACGCCGCCCGGCCCGTAGTCGACCCAGGCGGTGCCGACGAGGCCGCGCCCCGCGACGGTCAGCGGCCGCACCCGCGCGGCCAGTGCGGGCGGCAGCGGCGGCAGCTGGGCGCGGGGCACCGGCCAGACCGACACGTACATCTGGCCGCGCAGGTGCCACGGCTCGGGCGGGTAGCTCACCCCTCCATGCTGACGCCGGGTGCGCAACCGTGCAAAGTACGCTTTAATGGTCGCCATGGCCGAGAACTCTCGAATAAAACCGGTGGAGCGCGCCACTAACCGGACGTGGGACGAGTGGTTGAAGTTCATGGACGATATTGACGCCAAGAGCCTCGACCACCACGCGATCGCGGTAAAGGTTTTCGAGGAGCTCGACGGAAAGATTGACAATCTCGGCTGGTGGACGCAGGCGGTGACGGTCGCCTATGAGCAGTACATCGGCCGCCGCATTCCCGGACAGCGCCCGGACGGCACGTTCCAGACCCAGCAGAGCA
This genomic stretch from Phytohabitans houttuyneae harbors:
- a CDS encoding M20 family metallopeptidase: MVTATGGTRLGAARDRAPAMMDRLRDLVSCESPPGSPSHLRDCADLLDGWGARVLGRRARRLTRDGVPHLLWPAPDQRVLLLGHYDTVWPAGTVRDWPFRVDGGCATGPGACDMKAGIVQLFAALGMLADTGRVGVLLTGDEETGSVTSRDLIEREARRSGAVLVLEPGTPDGALKIARKGGSVYRLGVRGRAAHAGVEPHRGVNAGIELAHQILAVQGLAAPATGTSVTPTALSGGTTTNTVPEAAAVSVDVRAWTGEELDRVDRAIRSLVPRLPGAALTVEGGINRYPLRPAVAEPLLEVARSVAKDLGLPAPDGAYAPGASDGNFTGALGVPTLDGLGAVGGNPHARGEYVDVTLMPERTALLAGLVERLVAEPGGAAGP
- a CDS encoding carboxylate-amine ligase, which produces MGSVVRFGVEEEFLVVDPTSRGVVPEAAAVVDRARERLGERVAGEITKLQVECRTDPCESLDQLYAQLLEGRAELAAAAAGQGLRVVATGSPVLGRHIPPPITEGPRQDKGNATFRGLHDEVCVCAVHVHVELPDRDRAVLVSNHLRPYLPVLIALAANSPYWGERDTGYASWRALSWQRWPVAGPPPHLASAADYDRLVATLLQAGALVDTGTVFWDIRPSAHLPTLEVRVADMPVTAEESALLAALVRALVTVILPAVDAGDPGPVVPAELLRVAYWRAARDGLGGDAVEPDTGRLVPAATLARRLLDTAAPALAGGDLARVTGWLDRLVDGGDGATRQRRAAAAGDGLRGVVDHLIAQTAPAPAGEPER
- a CDS encoding NAD(P)-binding domain-containing protein; its protein translation is MDSHRYVVVGAGPAGLQLSYFLQRAGADYVTLERDTEPGRFFRTYPRHRRLISLNKVHTVSTDPEIRLRWDWNSLLNDEPELMFPKYSTDYFPDPDDLVRYLADFQAHHQLAVRYGTAVRRIEKVDGGFAVHTGDGTVHGECVIVAAGWGRPYVPPVRGIEHAIGYEDMRVDPASYAGQRVLVIGKGNSAFETASAILGHAAIVHLASRRALRLAWNTKHPGDVRGQYGALLDSYQFKTLHSVLDCEIDEIRPVGDHFEVDITYTHADGETATLAYDTVLRCTGFRMSTDMFDPSCLPDLERDGRIPSLRPDWQSANVDGLYFAGTLAQARDFKRASSAFIDGFRYNLRTLTALLRERYDGVPLAVDEVPASADGLTTLVLDRVNWSSALWTQFEYLCDALVVDPATGLVRHYQDLPEDHAVERFGEEPHWYSVTLRWGREEYADVFNIARHPDPTRAGESAFIHPVVRRYRGRELVLEQHLLEDLLAEWRRPDRHVEPLRAFFAADLP
- a CDS encoding acetoacetate decarboxylase family protein; the protein is MSYPPEPWHLRGQMYVSVWPVPRAQLPPLPPALAARVRPLTVAGRGLVGTAWVDYGPGGVLQYRELLSAVLVRRAGRPLVSIVDIWVDSPASRDGGRALWGIPKELAELDFRPAGGGLDARAGAIAQARLARGPRLPGRWPARFSVVQVVGDGTRTTPVRSRAAVHLAKAGWQVPADGPLGYLAGRRPLLTVALRDFHLTFGR